The region tgggtgtgagGGTGAacgatcggaatcgattttGGTGAAACTGAATATCATGGCGTGATAGTGATTCCTCCGGACCGCCGCCCCCCGCCTGCTGTGTCGCAAGCTAGACGCGGCGAGAGGCATAATGGTGGCGAAGTTAAACGATTTCCTAGCATCTTTTTGTCGAATGCGAGAGTTACGCAATCCGGTTTTGCAAATGTATCACTTTGCTGCATTATTGCATTTCCACGAAGACGAGACTCAAAATGGCGCAGAGACGATTCCCGGAGAATGCCATTTTGTAGCGGTTCGTCTCTCTTGACAACTGTCGCGCTGCATCCAGGTGGGCAAATCGTGGTGGCATTGATCCGTtcggtggaaatgaaattcatttaaaaatcaatttcgttgGCTTTTATGAAACGCTTACGTAGGAGGCTGCGATCAAAGTAGTGGTTGCCTCACGGTTTGACAGCGACCTGTCAACAGAATGTGTCAGGGACACTCGTCAGTATCGAGCTGAGCTGCGGTGAGAGAGCGTAATTTGCATCACTAGAAAGCTAGGAATCGAGGAATATTGAACGAAGTGAGCCTCGCCATCAATAATAGCACAAAGGGCCCATGGTCCGAGCTTTCACGGCATCATCTAGCCAGTCACTCGTTCGAACCCGTCCCAAAAGTAATTGCATTCCCGCTGGGAAGCATTAAATTAACATTCCCGTTTACACGCCACGGGAACAGGTCGTCGGTTACAATCGAACATGTTGCGCTCCACCATGTCGGGCGCGGTCAGGGTATATCACCTTGCCCGTACATTCATTACCATGTTTGGCCGTCGTTCAAAAACcaattttcagccagctggcCCAGGCCCCAGGCTGGTCCCAggcttttttttccatccatccaacgaacgaacgaacgcagaGGATTTTCAAcgtctttcttcttcttcttccgcttacAGCACCGTTCCGGTTGACGGATGACATCGAAATTCAGGCCACACCGGGCCACACAATGTCCTGCGTGACGGTACTGGTCGCTGGCACCACGGAACAGGGCCGTACCGCGATAGTGGGCGATTTGTTCGAGCGCCGTGAggacatcgacgacgagcgGCTGTGGATCGAGGCAGGAAGTGAAGATCCGCGAGCTCAACGTCAGCATCGGGCCCGCATTGCCGAGCTAGCCGACTGGATTATCCCGGGACACGGTGCGGCGTTCCGCGTGGATGCATCGATACGCCAATCGCTACGAGGTCAGGCCGACGGACAGGCCACCGGCGGTGCACCGGTGACACCGGGATCGTAACCCCTTTTCGTGCGGTATCCGGTCCGGCGACCAGCGACCGTAAGTTCATCTGCTGCCATGTTCGAAGGAAGGCTTGCTTGACAACCGCGACCAACCGGTCGCAACAATGCAGCATCGATGCGTCCGCGTAGTCGCTGGTGGTCGCTAGGGTGATGATGcaccttctccctctctctttctcttatgTGTTGACGGTTTTCAAAACTGGTTGAGAGGTTTCAAGCTTTTGCGAATTTTCGTCCCCGTTGCTTTTtattccttcccttttttttttaatcgatgAAGAGTTGGGATGAGATATTGATTTCTCgaggggagaagaagaagaagcgaaacaaaaccagaAACCGGTTAAAATACGCAACATAATACAATAAGTGAACCATTAATATGATTATTGTGTGTCacgtttcataaaaaaaccaGTAACCGCCCCCTTTGTGTAAAAGTGTTTCGCGTTGTTCTATTGTTCGTTGGTTCGTAGCGTTAGTCATACGTTTAGACCGGTGCTCGAtgcgcagcagcggcatcaaaTGATTAATCTCACTTACCGATGTGTTGTGTTCTttaagcaaagcaaaagaaaaaggcaaatGCAAAAGCGCGTAAGGTTGTTATAGTAGATCGCGTTTTCCGCTTATTGATTGTTAGTGCAGAATATTGTTGTTTCGCTTGAATGGATGGTTCAttctgtctgcctgtgtgtcctgtgtcctATGCACGGGGTGTAGTAGGTAGGATTTTGGGACGTGGGGCGAAAAATGACGTTGGACAAAAAGCCTTTTTACCGCCGCTTATTTCCGCGCATCCTTTTTGCTGGGACCGTTgggcggatcggatcggattgcgGACCACTTCGTTCGATCTTCCGTCCGTTCCGGGAGTGCTGGCTGGATCTCTACAGGATGGCCGACCGGTGAGCGGTGAGCATCGCCGCGAGCTgggaaaacccaaaaactgcaacaaaaacaaaaacaaaaaaaaccatggaaatcataaatcgCGCACGATTCCCCTCCCGCGGGAACGTGCGTAGATGTTGAAGATGGTAAGCTTTATGGAAACGTAACTAAGTAAATGCTTTATCGTAACAGGAACCGTTATGGAGAAGTTAGGAGGAGgcaaggaagcaaaaaaaaaacgacccaAACCAACCCTAGGCATTCAATATGCATCCgaaggcagaagaagaaagcgctgaagtgcagcagaagcagcagaactaCTCTAGAGATTACATACACAAAATACATAATTACACGAAATATGAATATTGCAGTTTATTGATCATACATGTAAACGTTAGTGGACATTAGAGTTTCAAATGTTTCTTAAATACAAGCGAgagcgcaagaagaagaagaagaagctgcagaTGAAGTAGAACAGGGACAGGGATGAAAAACAACACATGAAACACATTAcaacaaaagcacacaaactGCTAGGCACACATCAAGGCGCTAAATCAGGCTAGATTGTAGCCAGATGAAGGTAAACAAGCAACCCATAGCCTAACTCCACTCACTGACATACGACACACCCGTGTACACGTGCATTTACCTGTTCGAAGCAGAAGCTTATTTTCCGATACAGAAACTAGCGCCCCGAACAGAGGGCAGAGCTATCAAGTACTATTTGCAGTTTACAAACCCCACGAGCATAGTAGCGATGGGAGTAgcgagacggagagagagagagagagtaatcgAGAATAACCCATAGAAGCTGAACTATAACTGAACGAGCAAAACACAAATTCAAACAATGGTACCAATTTTGAAAAGGTTGTGCaaagtaaataaacaaaacatagCATCCTCccagtctctctctccatccccAGTCCCTTTCTCCacacgtagcagcagcaggagcagcaacaactaaaTGAACCAATGGAAACGCGCAACGCAtcagaaaaacacgaaaaccaGAGCAACAGGATACAGCATTGAAAGTAGAAGTACAGCAGACACAgacaccatgatgatgatgtacagCTTTACCGCTGggcacagcaaacaaaacacaacaataaTACACAATAGcacaacagaaacacaaacagaacacaCATTGGAAATCGATGGGCTTACAGCCAGGAACGGGTGACACTGTTCACTTACCCCCCTGATTGCCTTCTCTACTTGATACTTTTACCGACTTGCCATCTTTTTGGTGACAGAGCTAGAGTCAGAGATTCAGCGAGCACAGCGTGCGCTCGACATCGACACACTACAAGCTATTAACGTCTACAGCACGGTACAGGGCGTGTGCCTGGGTTTGGGTATATGAAACACACAGCTATACAAAAACAAGTAAAAAACCGCTTCAAGGCGAATCGCATGTAATGAATGTTTAGTTCTTAATATGGAGCAAAACGTGTGCAGCAGGAGCGAAGAAGGAGGCGAGAGGaagaattaaaaatattaataataactATTATCGCATAAGAAAGTTATAACTATGATTatcaaacaaagcaaaaaagaaaaccacagTAACGATTAAACAAAGAATGTAATCATCTCGAGCATCATCCAACtcatgaaaattaaattaaaaaactaGTTGTAGTGCAACGCTAGGTTTAAGGTCAATACGCACGCGTTCGCGGAAAACACCACCCTTCTCCGGCGAACGGCGCAACATTCTACACCACTTGGATCCGAAAACTAAAAGTATAGTCCataagcgaagaagcgaaggaggCCTGGCGAACCAATACCAAGGGCAAACACGATATTGGTGAGCCGGGCGCGCAAGATTAAATGACCTTAATTATGTGTAAGAGTTATTGAATGGAGGACGGaatggatatttttttttctttctccaacTGACACCCTTGGAGAAAACCTGGCAAACACGATTTTCTACTGATAAAtaacagacaaaaaaaaacaaatataatatatatatttattcataaaagaaaacaattatacatatataaatatatatatctatatacacacaaacacgaaaaaaaaacacaaacatataTGACTATACacagaaacatgaaaacaatGCGCAAACAATGtagcaaagcaagcaagcaagcagcaagcagtaGTGCATGAATAGAGGACACAGTAAACAGGAACAAACAAAGACGGAAGGAGAAAacggaagatgaagaagaggaagacaACCGGCAAAACATTAAAGAAAAAGTTTAATTGTTTCCTACAAAAAACACATGGTAAGCGTACATAACCTCATGCAAAACTgatttaatgatgatgatgatgttgttcgacaactatatatatatatacatatatgtAATACCATTGGACCCAAAACCGCCAAACGGACAAAGAGACGAAGTCTGGCGTGACGAAAGAAGGACAGCATGTGAGGGTCGCTTAAGCGGTAGCAGGGGTAGCAGTGCAGCAAAACGTACGTTTTGCACACGAAGTAATTGCACCCGGAAGGAAGGGGAGAAGAGaagtagcgagagagagaggcaggagCATACTTAAAACACAATAATTTGAGGCGTTAGAATAGAGAATAGGAGCGAGGAGtatacacaaaaacacacacggtgccacggtaccacaacatacacacattgttgttgttgtggcatgGCGTGCATATGGCGTTAAAgctttgatgctgctgctttcgaaaCAGCAGCATTGAAACGGAGGGACGGCGAGCTAGGAGCGCAGCGGCGCAGCAGGGTCGATTGAATGGAGAGGGTTGAagagaagagtaaaaaaaagtaatcaaTAAATCTCATATTAACGCCCATAGCCGGCGACAGTAGTAGTGCAGCTGTAGTAGGCGGTAGGCAAGAGAAGTATTTAGAATGCTATTGACAActatttcccaaaaaaacatcagTATGTACTAATGTAGCATTATCTTATCGGTTcacattgaaatgagtagtttacaaaaaaaaacaaaaaacccgcGAATCAAATGCAAAACGAGCGCTTGGCGCTTGGCTAATGCCGTTCGATTGCAGTCACACGACAGCAAATACACTGGATGAGCATAAACAAGACAAGACCGCAGCAGGCCAATCGATAGAAAAATGCGAAATGGAGACACATGCAACACAATATATAAATATCATTGCAATTTATCCACATACACGGAAGAGACTAGGAAGTGTTaaacggaaagcaaaagagagagagagagagaggaaaaaaacgggaaccaACTGCGCAGACCAGCGTGTCCACCGCTGGATCTgcaaaggaaagggaaggtgaGAGAAGCGAGGCAggaagcaacacaacaaaaccacacaTGGCACATTATTTAAGCTTGTACTTGTTATTCGCCGGCAAACGCAGGCTTCCGTAGCCATTGCGCTTTCCAGAAGACACTTTAAACAAAACGTAGAATCTGTTGCTACACGCGAATGTTTGCGCGAAGAGCGAGTGGGTGGAAAATCCGAGGAAAAGCATAAGCAAATTTCcctccaaacaaaaaaaaaataaaataaacaagaacgagaggaagaaaatcaattcgAACAACGGCAGAAACCAATGCACTTGCTGTTCCTTTCTGTGACACGAATCCCGGTGCAAACGGGAGGAAACGGgcgatttcgttttcgatcTGCGGAGTTCGGATGAACCGCAAAAGATGAACCGGTGGGCAATGAGGCAAGCAAGTAATGGTAGTGTTGTCGCGCTGTCACGCTGCGATCCACTTGGAtgctctccccccgggggagccattacatgaaacacaaacagccTTCGAGGCGGTACGGCGGAGTGCCATTAAAGCAATCGCATTTTAGTGCTAAGCTCTTCCTGATGAGCTGATGCCGAATGCCGGAGGGGAGGGCCATGGGATGTATAGATATTGGTGTGTAGGAGATGGAGTCAAAAagtaaaaaactgctcgacgGAGAGAAACGATTGATAAGAGCGGAGGTAGAAGGTGGGAACGgcgaaaaaaatggtaaatgaTAAAAGTTACATCCATCAACTCTCGCGGTCGCTTCCCTGCCCGCCCGGCgtgactgcagcagcactgaaCAAACATAATGTTTTCACATTGTGGTAACGACGAATGGAACGATGTGTGCGGTGAAGGTGTGGAATCCATCACGAGAGTGAATGGTGCAAACAATGGCGTAATAAGCCCAACACATCGCCGTGATTGACGGCGCCTGGTGTCGCCTGGTGGCGCCTTGTTTCggtcgcgcgctcgcgctgggCTCTAAAAAAGCAGCCAAATGGTTTCAGGAAGATCGAGTGCGAACGGGAACGACCGGTGCCtgcaaaacaataacaaccaaTGTTATGCTTGGCAtgcgagaagagagagagaagagagagagcgaatgcgCGCCAAAGAAAACAGTAAATCCATTCAAGGGTCGGATAAACAACGGGTCGGGAAAGTAGGGAGACAGCaaagaattaataaaaaaaactggggaAAAACACAACTCCCGCCATGCTGCTCTGTACGTTGTGCGCGTATTCTGTGTGTCGAGGACAGAAGCgagggataaaaaaaaatgattacaTAAACCGACAAAAAAAGCACAACCATCCAATAGCAAAGCTTGACAACTTGGTTCACACAGAGAGTGATtaattggaaggaaaattaCATAAACACAAACCGAACGAGCAAACAGTAACGCAGTCATCAGATAGTttacaaaagggaaaacgaaaacaaccaacaactaaaaagaaacaaaggaaaagtgaaaagaacaAAGCAGGAAAGCAAAGTGACCGGCAGCAAAACATCCGCTtgacaaccgaaaccgaaatgcgCGTTGCGAGATAGAAGGATTAGGATGCGAGACGAAAATATGAAGAAAAAACCGATTCGATCGAAGCAAGCAGATCTGAGGGAAAATccgcgaccaaccaaccaacatccCCGGACCCATCGGGGCCCGTTTGTAACCAAAGGAAAGTGTAAAGAAGGATAGCTCATAAAGAACAAcaggaagaaaacaaagaacaaacgaacacagcaacaaacaacaacaacgaagcgCACCCGGCTACCCGGGGGGCTGTGTGttagtgtttttcttttcctttgagtttttccgattttccactTGATTTCCCAAAGAATGTGTCACCGGCTGTGACTCGCTCTAGGCGACGGACGCGTTTGATGCGTCTCATCAGATGGAAAACGGTTGGTATGTTAGTCCGAAACGCAAATTATCTTTTCATCAGCGCCTCGCTCCGTCCGTCTCATCGTTTATTAAAACTGAAAAGTCCCACTGTATCCACTGTTAAACTCAAGGACGTGTATATCTAACAACCGGAAACGGtacaatcaacaaaaaaaaatgaaagaaaacagaaaacgaaacaatctaAAACGATGAGAACCATTTCGGGGAATCGTAAATACgagaggaatgaaaaaaaaaccgaaaaaaaagttcaCCAAAAATCCAGTCCCATCCGGCTGGGGCCATTCGATCGGGTCAATCCAAAATGAGTCAACGGAAACGGGCGAAACAGATGAGAATGATTTGGCTAGCGctgggagagcgagagatttGCGACAGTCCGCGGGTCTCAGGCTCGCCCATCCGGCCGGCCATTTTACCGTTTCCGGCCGGTGCGACCTTTTCGCTGTTGATGTCCCGTTGACGTCACACAGAaaacgggaggggggggggggatgaggaAGGGCTTCTTGGACCATCGGAGTGCCACTAGAGACAGAGCGACAAACGCGAACTGGCTCGTCGCTAGTTGATTGGAATGGGAATTCGAATGAAAACGTTTCGTCGgccatcgcgccatcgcgccatcgTCGCTAAGTTCGCATCGCCCTTCCCCCCGAAAAGGCGACGCAGAAAAGAAAGGGtttgtgtttgggtttttcatcaaaattaatgaagtAGGACCCCACCCGCCCGAATGGGTCCATAGATTGGCTCAGGGCAGGCCTGGCGTTGTTTGGCAGAAATTGGCTAAGAcgccttcccccgggggggcacaGATGGCCCggctttgtttcatttgtacCGTCAACTCAATTCCATTCTTCTCTGTGTATTTATTTGGAGTTTGCCGTGGGCGCTCGTTTTCtttgcaaaaccaaacccaagCCACCTGCTCGGTCACCTGGTCACCATCTTAGCACAAGCCTGCTACGTTGCTCTATTGTTGATCCGTTTGTTACCAAGCCCGAAATGTCTGCTTGCTCTGTGCCTACTTTGTGACCTACCACCGAACGGTACCTGGCGGTGCTGAGGCGCTTACTTCGCATAAAACTCCTCGGGCGGAACCACACCCcccggtggaaaaggaaacaggTAGCGATCGCGTGATTGGCTTGTATTACAAATTATCACATTCTCATTAGCTCTCTCCTTTCCCTCCTCTGCAGCAATCGATAGGCTGTTAGGTTAATCGAAAAGCTGTTGCCTCGTACCCtcccgaaacaaaaaaaaaaagcaaaacaaaacgtcaCGACCTCGGTGTTGGCCTCGAGTTGTTCGGGGCAATCGTCACCGATATCGAGTGCGTGTCGGTTAGTTATATTCTGATGGTTGGTTCCATTTCCCCTTTGGGGGCCCTTGGACCACTCGGATATCACGGTCATTTCACGCGCGAATCGAATTAAAGAAGGATAAAATTCGTCCACTTTCGTGTGCGTcgagtgcgtgtgcgtggcCATGTTGATCACGTCCACCATGTCCATGGGAGtcgggtggggggtggggactAGGTCCCCCATTTTATCGCTCGTAAACACAGCACGATGGTGGGAAGGTGGTAAGACCGTGGGGATGAGCTGGTGCGCTGAGAGGGAGAGGCCCTGGCATTTATTGAGCAATAGGATCGTTAATTGGAATTTACATCAGTGGCCTCACTCCACTTCTCCATGAGAGCTATTTGTGTTTCGCTTTGAAATTAAAGTGAAGAGGACATCGTAAAAGGGCGTGcatgtgggtgtgggtgtctGTCCGGGTACTTGTTGCCGAAGCGCGCTGAAGCGCTCACAGAACATGAAGCGTGAAAATTCGATCATCTTCCGCCATTGCAATTAACGTTATTGGAATATTTTACGATGCATATCCGACCTCCTGGTCCATTGGATGATGTTTGGAATCATCTTGAAAGCGCTCGATCGGCTGGATGATGATAAGCAACGCATCGTTGGACAGATATGAAGCAGCTGGCCGGGTGTCTTTAATGAAATTCTGATGAAAGACGCCTTTAATGGTGATTTAAAGGTAGGCTTTTGTGTACTCTATGACGCAGAACTTACTTGATTGCAGCACAAACCCCTTATAACATCGTAACTGGAACATCCCAAACCGGTTAAGCGCTTTCCTGCATCCATTACGAACCCGAGGATATCCTCGGGTTAGATCAGGCAGAAAAGCTGCTTCTGAGATCTTAATTCCTATTagttctctcttcctttccccgCAGCATCTCCCTAAGCGTCTTTAGCTCAAAGTCAACGGAACATCCGATACATCATGCAGCGTCCCGGGAAGCTTCGCACACGACGATTccgttcatttcatttcgattcaaCAACAAatctcgtgctcgtgcccTTGCTACTCGTAATTTGAAAGCACCCGGGCACGCCAGAGGGGGTGGTGCGTCGTAATCCTCCCTTGATTCCAATGATCAGCTAATCTCCGGAAAAGCCGCTGGAAgagttaaattgaaaaatgaaacgccGCGCGTTTCTTAT is a window of Anopheles aquasalis chromosome 2, idAnoAquaMG_Q_19, whole genome shotgun sequence DNA encoding:
- the LOC126572519 gene encoding metallo-beta-lactamase domain-containing protein 1: MNEVIVLNEGYSRFEDTAPGQEPSAVMLANCTCTLIKGRDCNVIVDTMTPWDGDLLLKRLQEHQLHPDDIDYVVSTHGHSDHLGNNNLFLGAKRHIVGTNISHRNRYYVHDFDNAPFRLTDDIEIQATPGHTMSCVTVLVAGTTEQGRTAIVGDLFERREDIDDERLWIEAGSEDPRAQRQHRARIAELADWIIPGHGAAFRVDASIRQSLRGQADGQATGGAPVTPGS